From the Winogradskyella forsetii genome, the window ACTAATAAAAAAGAGGAAATCAATAATTATTGACACAAATATTCTAATAGAAGAACCTAAAATAATTGATATAATTGGTTCGCTTCAAAATATTATTTTTTCTGCTAAAGTCATTGATGAACTAGATGGTTTAAAAAATAGAAGTGAAACTAAAGAAAAGGCACAAGAAGCAATTAGAGAAATCCGCAAACATCAAAAAAATAGAAATATAAGCTTCAATACAAGTAAAGTTGATAACTTACCTGATGATTTAAATAAAAAATCACCTGATAATATGATTTTATCTGTTGCATTGCAATACCAAAAAAGAAACCCTATTCTTTTAACTAATGATAAAGGTTTGCAGATTAAAGCTGAAATGCTAGAGATTCCAGCTAAAACAATTACTGAATTAACATCTTTACTTTCTCTTAGCAAAAGAAATAGAACCAACAATAGAAAAAAACGATAATATGTCTTGTTTTGAAACATCCACTTTCCTGAAAAATCCTCAAGTATTTAAAACAGAGGTTTTTATTGAAGCAGTTGAGAAATTTAACTGGGAATATGAAATTAAAAGTGATAATGAAGTTATTGTTACTAAAATACCAAATACAAAGCTTCACGGAGAATATGCAATAAAAATTAAAAATGGAACAGTAACCTATAACAGTTATTACCTGAAAAACGGAAAAGAATTAGTTAAAGAATTACAGAGTGAGTTTTTTACGTTGAATGTTGAATACGCAAAAAAAACAATCCTGACTGAATTTGAAAGTGTTGGGTTTACTTTAAAAAAAGATTATGACTTTGAACCAAATGAAGAAGTGAAAGAAAAGTTTTTTATGGTTGGTTATTCTAAACTAGAAAACGAAGATGAAAAACGAACTGAAATAGAATTTTCAATTCTAAAAGATGGTACTATAATTTCTGATTCAAACTATATTCCATATGATGTTCACGAATTAGCTGATAAAGCAATGGAAGGTATAGAAAGGTCATTCGGAAATACTAGAAGAGAAGGAATTGAAATTAAAAGGAAAGAAATACCTGTAAGATATAAAAACAAGTCTTACTGTAGTGCTTCAAATAAAATCATAGCAAAAAACTAAAATAATGGAAAAATCATTTGAAGATTTAAAATATATGCTTGATGCAAATTATCCACTAATTTATCTTGCATCGCCAGAATATGGTAGAATTATACAAAAAGTGCGAAGTACTGCTTATCGTAAAGGTTATACGTTTAGTACTTGGGATATTGTAGATGGATTACAAATTCATAACAAAGATGAAAATTCGAATAAATTAGATAAAGTTGAAAAGCATCCTAATAATGGTGAAACTAAAAACCCAGATTCATTTCTTGAATTTTTATTAAAAGGTAATAATGAGAATCAAGAATCAAAAGAGATTTTCATTATTGAAGATGCACATAAACAGTTTCGAGACGAAAAGTTTGTGGTTCAATTAAGAAAACTCACACAATATTTTAAAGTATTAAACAAACACTTATTGTTATTATCGCCATTTTTTAAATTGCCTATTGAATTAGAAAAGTATGTTACAGTTTTAAATATGCCTTTACCAGATAAAAACGATTTAGAAAAAAGACTGAAAGTAATAACAAAGGATGAAGTTATAAATGAAGATTTAAAAAACCTAATTCTTGATGCAGGTGCTGGATTAACAGATGTTGAAGCTGATTTGGCTTTTCGTTTAGCAAAAGAAAAAGTTGGGTTAAATAGTAAAGATGCAATTAAAATTATAGCAAGCGAAAAAGAACAAATAATCAAGAAAAGCGGTATTCTAGATTACTATCATACAACAGAAAATTTAGATTCAAGCGTTGGCGGTTTAGACAGTTTAAAAGTTTGGTTGAAACAAAGAAGCAAAGCATTTGAAAGAAAGGCGAAAGCGTTTGGTTTAAAAGAACCAAAAGGAATGTTGCTTTTAGGTGTTCCTGGAACTGGTAAAAGTTTAACAGCAAAGGCAATTGCTACAGAATGGAATCAACCATTATTAAAATTAGATATAGGCAAAGTATTTCAATCAGAAGTTGGTAGTAGTGAAAATAATATCAGAAATGCAATAATGACAGCAGAAGCAATTGCGCCTTGTGTTTTATGGATAGATGAAATTGAAAAAGGTTTAAGTACTGGTGGTGGTGAAAAAGATGGAGGAACAAATTCAAGAGTGTTTTCAACTATATTAACTTGGATGCAAGAAAAAACTAAACCAGTTTTTGTAGTTGCAACTGCCAACAATATAAGTAATCTGCCACCTGAACTTTTAAGGAAAGGTCGTTTTGACGAAATCTTTTTTATAGACTTACCAACAAGAAAAGAAAGAAAAAATATATTTGAGATTCATCTTAGAAAAAATAATCAATTAAATATAACTGACTTCAATCCCATAATTGAAGAATCTAAATATTTCAATGGTGCAGAAATTGAAGAAACTGTAAAAGAAGCAATGTTTAAGGCATATATTGAGAATAATGAAGAACCTGCTATTAAATTATCTCATCTAATTGAATCAGCCAAAGCGATTGTTCCGCTTGCAATTACTATGAAAAATAAAATTGACGGATTAAGAGATTGGGCATCAACAAGAGCTAGACCAGCAAGTTCTGATACAGATAAAGAAGATTTAAAGAAAGATGAAACTAAAACTCAAACATTGACAAAAAGAGAAAAGGAAGAAGATATATTTTAGAATACGAACCTTATGAAAATAGACTGACTGAAAACAAAAGGACTAAAAAGAATATGAATTGAATGAAAAGCCAACGCTCAAAGCCATACACATTCGCAATTCGCTACAGCCAAAGCTACGCCAAAAATTGCAAAAGAGTATGTCTTGCCAACGCTCACATTTGAACTAAATAAGAAACATCGGAAAACCAAGCAGAACGTGAAAAGCACTACTTACAACAACGTGTATAAAACATAGCTATTATAGGCTTTCCGAGAGGTTTGTGCTTATTTATTAAGTCCGCCAAATTTTTATTTTTGTATATTTAGAGACTAAAAAGTAAATAGAAAAAATAAAAATTCGGCTCGTGCTAAATCCGAAAAGTTAGTGTGTATTTATACGCTACGTTTCATACACAAGACCGTTGTGGTGCATTTAAGAGAAACATTGTGAGTTTAAAAGAAAAGTTAGAGAAAATAGATTCTGAAATTGAAAACGGCTTGAAATTTAAAGCGTCTGACAGATTGCGGAATTTAATTCAGGAAAATCCAAACGAAACTCAATTGTGGAATAAACTGGCTGAATTATACTATGAAAGCGGATTTTTGGACTCTGCTGGAAAATATTGGATTCTGACTGAACCAACTGAAGACCGAATCAAAAAAAGTGTTGAGATTTATGTAAAATCAGTAAATTATTCTGGATATCAAATTTTGCAAGAAATTGTATTTCGTGGAGATAAATCCAAACTTTCGGAATTTGCTCA encodes:
- a CDS encoding AAA family ATPase; the encoded protein is MEKSFEDLKYMLDANYPLIYLASPEYGRIIQKVRSTAYRKGYTFSTWDIVDGLQIHNKDENSNKLDKVEKHPNNGETKNPDSFLEFLLKGNNENQESKEIFIIEDAHKQFRDEKFVVQLRKLTQYFKVLNKHLLLLSPFFKLPIELEKYVTVLNMPLPDKNDLEKRLKVITKDEVINEDLKNLILDAGAGLTDVEADLAFRLAKEKVGLNSKDAIKIIASEKEQIIKKSGILDYYHTTENLDSSVGGLDSLKVWLKQRSKAFERKAKAFGLKEPKGMLLLGVPGTGKSLTAKAIATEWNQPLLKLDIGKVFQSEVGSSENNIRNAIMTAEAIAPCVLWIDEIEKGLSTGGGEKDGGTNSRVFSTILTWMQEKTKPVFVVATANNISNLPPELLRKGRFDEIFFIDLPTRKERKNIFEIHLRKNNQLNITDFNPIIEESKYFNGAEIEETVKEAMFKAYIENNEEPAIKLSHLIESAKAIVPLAITMKNKIDGLRDWASTRARPASSDTDKEDLKKDETKTQTLTKREKEEDIF
- a CDS encoding DUF6584 family protein yields the protein MYLYATFHTQDRCGAFKRNIVSLKEKLEKIDSEIENGLKFKASDRLRNLIQENPNETQLWNKLAELYYESGFLDSAGKYWILTEPTEDRIKKSVEIYVKSVNYSGYQILQEIVFRGDKSKLSEFAQNKLTELEADSKKKADYVPKFSPKKNKRKNKNSEYKRTFKDKLGEWTLFGIVASIVILIIIGFVTVIKWIF